From a single Micromonospora sp. WMMD1102 genomic region:
- a CDS encoding BTAD domain-containing putative transcriptional regulator → MALAFGLLGPFEMRVADQAVPVRSPKHRILLATLVLRTGRVVPVGELVEAMWDARQPESPRRAVQLAVTRLRALLDEAGCSGAIVTDADGYLIDVPPERIDVERFRRGLADADRAAERSDPVAEAAALHAALSQWRGNPLIDVPSDILQQRILPRLREQRLYALERRFDVDLRLGRHERVVEDLVQATVEHPLRERFWVQLMTALHRSGRRGDALTAYHDGRRHLAEELGIDPGEEMRQVHAAILGGFRSPATGTMLLPAVPRQLPPEVSGFTGRDREIDRLDALLCGSGPPATIIVISGTAGVGKTSLALHWARRAADRFPDGQLWVNLRGYDHRPAMTPGQALTLFLRALGVPGEAIPSDLESQAGLYRSLMDGRRVLVVIDNASAADQVRPLLPGGPGSAAIVTTRNMLTGLVAVEGAHPVELGLFTGAEGHELLTRRLGAERVQAAPTAAREIVERCAGLPLALALVAARATQRPALPLAALAGQLRAARDRLDEFASPDTATDVRAIFCYSYQTLSEPAMRLFRLLGLHPGPDIAVDALTSLAGLPPAELRPLLAELTTAHLVTEHVDGRWTLHDLLRAYAIELAHANDTATDRDTALRRLLDHYVHTGHAAALLIEPLREPVPLAPADPAVWIRPPAGREEALAWFGAEYTGLLAAIERAGRATFDTHTWQLVWTLADFQQWRGLWHDRAASLQAALEATRRLDHRAEQARAHRGLGYAYTRLHRNDDAQLHLRHALALYTQLDDPLGQGRTHHGLSYVLERRGDPRAALWHAQRALDLFPPDGNRAHRARALGTVGWCHGQLGDHRQSLHVNQEALELLADTGDRVAEAATWDSIGYAHHHLGEYPKAIKAYQTALRLRREVGHRYGIANTLDHLGDTYQTLGDTEAARRAWRDALDLLEQLREPDAERVHAKLRRHDTELTQQG, encoded by the coding sequence GTGGCACTAGCGTTCGGGCTGCTCGGTCCGTTCGAGATGCGGGTGGCGGACCAGGCGGTGCCGGTCCGCTCCCCGAAGCACCGCATCCTGCTCGCCACCCTGGTGCTGCGGACCGGACGGGTCGTACCGGTCGGCGAGCTGGTCGAGGCGATGTGGGACGCCCGCCAGCCGGAGAGCCCGCGCCGTGCTGTCCAACTCGCGGTGACGCGGCTGCGGGCGCTGCTGGACGAGGCCGGCTGTTCCGGTGCGATCGTCACCGATGCGGACGGCTATCTCATCGACGTCCCGCCGGAGCGGATCGACGTCGAGCGGTTCCGCCGCGGCCTGGCCGACGCCGACCGGGCCGCCGAGCGGTCCGACCCGGTAGCCGAGGCGGCCGCCCTGCACGCGGCCCTGTCCCAGTGGCGCGGCAATCCGCTCATCGATGTACCCTCCGACATCCTTCAGCAGCGGATCCTGCCCCGCCTGCGCGAGCAGCGGCTGTACGCGCTGGAACGCCGATTCGACGTGGACCTGCGACTCGGCCGACACGAACGGGTCGTGGAGGATCTGGTGCAGGCGACGGTCGAGCACCCGCTGCGCGAACGGTTCTGGGTGCAGTTGATGACCGCCCTGCACCGCAGCGGCCGGCGGGGCGACGCCCTCACTGCCTACCACGATGGGCGGCGGCACCTGGCCGAGGAACTCGGCATCGATCCGGGCGAGGAGATGCGGCAGGTCCACGCGGCCATCCTGGGCGGCTTCCGATCGCCGGCCACCGGCACGATGCTGTTGCCGGCGGTGCCACGGCAATTGCCGCCCGAGGTGTCCGGGTTCACCGGCCGGGACCGCGAGATCGACCGCCTCGACGCGCTGTTGTGCGGCTCTGGCCCACCCGCGACGATCATCGTCATCAGCGGCACCGCAGGGGTCGGCAAGACCTCCCTCGCGCTGCACTGGGCCCGCCGCGCCGCCGACCGGTTCCCCGACGGCCAGCTCTGGGTCAACCTGCGCGGGTACGACCACCGCCCGGCCATGACGCCCGGCCAGGCGCTCACGCTCTTCCTGCGCGCGCTCGGCGTACCCGGTGAGGCGATCCCGTCGGATCTGGAGAGCCAGGCCGGGCTGTACCGATCCCTGATGGACGGGCGTCGCGTGCTGGTCGTGATAGACAACGCCAGCGCCGCCGACCAGGTCCGACCGCTGCTGCCCGGCGGCCCCGGCAGCGCGGCGATCGTGACCACCCGCAACATGCTCACCGGCTTGGTCGCCGTCGAGGGCGCGCACCCGGTCGAGCTGGGCCTCTTCACCGGCGCGGAGGGGCACGAGCTGCTGACCCGCCGCCTCGGCGCCGAGCGTGTGCAGGCCGCCCCGACGGCGGCACGCGAGATCGTCGAACGGTGCGCTGGGCTGCCACTCGCCCTCGCGCTCGTCGCCGCGCGCGCCACCCAGCGCCCGGCGCTGCCGCTGGCCGCGCTCGCGGGACAGTTGCGCGCCGCCCGGGACCGCCTGGACGAGTTCGCCTCGCCGGACACGGCCACCGATGTACGCGCAATCTTCTGCTACTCGTACCAGACGCTGAGCGAGCCCGCCATGCGACTCTTCCGGCTGCTCGGCCTGCACCCCGGCCCGGACATCGCCGTGGACGCGCTGACCAGCCTCGCCGGCCTGCCCCCGGCCGAGCTGCGCCCCCTGCTCGCCGAGCTGACCACGGCACACCTGGTGACCGAACATGTCGACGGCCGGTGGACGCTGCACGACCTGCTCCGGGCGTACGCCATCGAACTTGCGCACGCCAACGACACCGCGACCGACCGCGATACCGCGCTGCGTCGCCTACTCGACCACTATGTGCACACCGGGCACGCCGCCGCGCTGCTCATCGAGCCGCTGCGCGAGCCGGTCCCCCTAGCACCGGCCGACCCCGCCGTGTGGATCCGACCACCGGCCGGGCGCGAGGAGGCGCTGGCCTGGTTCGGCGCCGAGTACACCGGACTGCTCGCCGCGATCGAACGGGCCGGTCGGGCGACGTTCGACACCCACACCTGGCAGCTCGTGTGGACACTCGCCGACTTCCAGCAATGGCGAGGCCTCTGGCACGACCGTGCCGCCAGCCTGCAGGCCGCGCTGGAGGCCACCCGCCGACTGGACCACCGCGCGGAACAGGCCCGCGCCCACCGTGGGCTCGGGTACGCGTACACCCGGTTGCACCGCAACGACGACGCCCAACTGCACCTGCGGCACGCCCTCGCCCTGTACACCCAACTCGACGACCCGCTCGGACAAGGACGCACGCACCACGGCCTGTCGTATGTCCTGGAACGGCGCGGCGATCCACGCGCCGCGCTGTGGCACGCCCAACGCGCCCTGGACCTCTTCCCGCCGGACGGCAACCGGGCACACCGCGCCCGCGCGCTCGGTACCGTCGGCTGGTGCCACGGCCAACTCGGCGACCACCGACAGTCGCTGCACGTCAACCAGGAGGCACTCGAACTGCTCGCCGACACCGGCGACCGGGTCGCCGAGGCAGCCACCTGGGACAGCATCGGTTACGCCCACCACCACCTCGGCGAATACCCGAAAGCCATCAAGGCTTACCAGACCGCGCTGCGGCTACGCCGCGAGGTCGGACACCGGTACGGCATCGCAAACACCCTCGACCACCTCGGCGACACCTACCAGACGCTCGGCGACACCGAAGCGGCCAGACGCGCATGGCGGGACGCACTCGACCTACTGGAACAACTCCGTGAACCCGACGCCGAACGGGTACACGCCAAACTCCGCCGCCACGACACCGAACTCACCCAACAAGGCTGA
- a CDS encoding LuxR C-terminal-related transcriptional regulator, with protein MVADPPGGLDHGPVATESVTEREAEVLALLADRLSNVQIARELHISVRTVEHHVSALLRKYGAADRRALAEFASRGSLEVSQRLPGLPRPHTSLIGRAAERDLVRAKLAKEPIVTLLGPGGVGKTRLAIAVAETVAPGLANRGGFIDLVSVRDGFVESAVGAGLRVSQAPQQPLLATITEHLGDHPALLVFDNCEHLLEPVAVLVARILAACPAVAVLVTSRERLRLPGEHTVRVDPLLHRDDAVALFRDRATAVDPRFEADTDTVARICDRVDGMPLAIELAAARAPALGAQGLMTALNDVMRVLAGGRNLDHRHRSLRAMIDWSYQLMEEPERVLFRRLAIFAGAFDLRAGVAIADLGDATVVADLLGRLVDKSLVVNVIGTNRWRLLDTVRAYASEQLTASGDRESIKQLHLRWAQQAAAALESRLGTRWQDEFDAIVDDLLAGLHDLPPGPEPTAHRLGRSLGRLSYARHLWQQSVDRYREAARHAPTPADAAADLAAASDCAAVYRADLAFELILEAAEEAGRAGANRTKAVALARAVELGSRFRANFKAVVPRDRLRELHCEAVALGDPDDPALTAANSIGASWTTDPARLDIELAESALAAAKSTGDPVLTWSAIDTVASVYDEHGHLRRAYELVRTALPFLDELDRDDPRAGRTIRSIHQLNATFATTTGQFLEAIELARSAIHDPVVGEPLSLARMVIPPLVLTGEFDEALLHGDAMWRAWESAGRPTAGWLWFPAATAALASGLTDDLDGYRRWRNRMADLAGPQNAYRLRTASSAHFVDARMAIHTGDTDNAADIVRSTFNRSVPGTRFQIFAEASAAELAVVARLPDAAKYLAAAENLADENAWCAATLTRALGRYHGDAGALRESVAGWERVGARFERDYTRLLLHDA; from the coding sequence GTGGTTGCCGATCCGCCCGGCGGCCTGGATCATGGACCGGTGGCTACGGAATCGGTTACCGAGCGGGAGGCGGAGGTCCTGGCGCTGCTCGCCGACCGGTTGTCGAACGTGCAGATCGCCCGCGAGCTCCATATCTCAGTACGAACCGTAGAGCATCATGTCTCGGCGCTCCTGCGCAAATACGGTGCCGCCGACCGGCGGGCCCTGGCCGAATTCGCGAGCCGTGGCTCGCTCGAAGTCTCGCAACGCCTACCCGGACTGCCGCGACCGCACACCAGCTTGATCGGCCGGGCGGCGGAGCGGGATCTCGTGCGCGCGAAGCTCGCGAAGGAACCGATCGTCACCCTCTTAGGCCCGGGCGGGGTGGGTAAGACGAGGCTGGCTATCGCGGTCGCCGAGACGGTGGCACCCGGGCTCGCCAACCGGGGTGGATTCATCGACCTGGTTTCGGTCCGCGACGGATTCGTCGAATCCGCCGTGGGCGCCGGATTGCGGGTATCACAAGCACCACAACAGCCACTCCTGGCCACGATCACGGAGCACCTCGGTGATCATCCGGCGCTGCTCGTCTTCGACAATTGCGAGCACCTGCTCGAACCCGTGGCCGTACTGGTCGCGAGGATCCTCGCGGCCTGCCCGGCCGTGGCGGTTCTCGTCACGAGTCGCGAGCGACTGCGGCTGCCGGGCGAGCACACCGTGCGTGTCGATCCGCTGCTTCACCGGGATGACGCTGTGGCGCTGTTTCGGGACCGTGCCACCGCGGTAGATCCGCGATTCGAAGCCGATACGGACACGGTGGCACGAATCTGTGACCGCGTCGATGGCATGCCGCTGGCGATCGAGCTCGCCGCGGCGCGGGCTCCCGCACTCGGTGCTCAAGGTCTGATGACCGCGCTCAACGACGTTATGCGCGTCCTCGCCGGCGGCCGCAACCTCGACCATCGCCACCGATCACTTCGTGCCATGATCGACTGGAGCTACCAGCTCATGGAGGAACCGGAACGGGTGCTCTTCCGCCGGCTCGCGATCTTCGCCGGAGCATTCGACCTGCGTGCCGGCGTTGCGATCGCTGACTTGGGCGACGCAACCGTCGTCGCCGACCTGTTGGGTCGCTTGGTCGACAAAAGCCTTGTGGTCAACGTCATTGGGACAAACCGGTGGCGGCTGCTGGACACGGTGCGTGCCTATGCGAGCGAGCAGTTGACCGCGTCAGGTGATCGCGAGTCGATCAAACAGTTGCATCTGCGCTGGGCGCAGCAGGCGGCCGCCGCGCTGGAGAGCCGGCTCGGCACGCGCTGGCAGGACGAGTTCGACGCCATCGTTGACGACCTCCTGGCCGGTCTCCACGACCTGCCACCCGGCCCAGAACCCACCGCGCATCGGCTCGGTCGGAGTCTCGGACGCCTCAGCTACGCCCGGCACCTCTGGCAGCAATCCGTTGACAGATACCGGGAAGCGGCACGGCATGCTCCTACGCCGGCCGACGCAGCCGCCGACTTGGCCGCTGCATCGGACTGTGCCGCCGTATACCGTGCGGACCTCGCATTCGAGTTGATACTCGAGGCAGCCGAGGAGGCAGGTCGAGCGGGCGCAAACCGCACCAAGGCCGTGGCACTAGCCCGGGCAGTCGAGCTTGGCAGCCGCTTCCGCGCCAATTTCAAGGCCGTGGTACCGCGCGATCGGCTGAGGGAACTGCACTGCGAGGCGGTCGCGCTCGGGGATCCGGACGACCCGGCGCTCACGGCCGCGAACAGCATCGGCGCCTCATGGACAACGGACCCCGCGCGGCTGGACATCGAGCTGGCCGAAAGCGCCCTTGCCGCTGCGAAGAGCACCGGCGATCCGGTGCTCACCTGGTCCGCGATCGACACCGTCGCGTCGGTGTATGACGAGCACGGGCACCTACGGCGGGCGTACGAGCTGGTCCGTACCGCATTGCCGTTCCTGGACGAGCTGGACCGCGACGATCCGCGGGCCGGCAGGACCATCCGCTCCATTCACCAGCTGAACGCCACGTTCGCGACCACAACCGGCCAGTTCCTGGAGGCGATCGAGCTGGCCCGGTCGGCCATACACGACCCAGTCGTCGGTGAACCGCTCTCGTTGGCCAGGATGGTGATTCCGCCGCTGGTACTCACCGGCGAGTTCGACGAGGCACTGTTGCACGGTGACGCTATGTGGCGCGCATGGGAGTCGGCCGGCCGTCCCACCGCGGGTTGGCTCTGGTTTCCCGCGGCCACTGCCGCCCTGGCCTCGGGGCTCACCGACGATCTCGACGGTTACCGACGCTGGCGGAATCGGATGGCCGACCTCGCCGGACCGCAGAATGCTTACCGCCTCCGCACCGCTTCGTCCGCCCACTTCGTCGATGCCCGGATGGCGATCCACACTGGGGACACCGACAACGCGGCCGACATCGTCAGGTCCACGTTCAACCGATCGGTCCCTGGTACCCGCTTTCAAATCTTCGCCGAAGCCTCAGCGGCGGAACTAGCGGTTGTGGCGCGGTTGCCCGACGCAGCCAAGTACCTCGCCGCGGCCGAGAACCTCGCCGACGAGAACGCTTGGTGCGCTGCCACCCTGACGCGGGCCCTTGGCCGGTACCACGGGGACGCCGGCGCGCTACGCGAGTCCGTGGCCGGATGGGAACGCGTCGGCGCGCGCTTCGAACGTGACTACACACGTCTGCTTCTCCATGACGCCTGA
- a CDS encoding AraC family transcriptional regulator, with product MMGLIFEAVPGELPLVQRVWSARCDAATRFTSAVKRSTLISFARYRHEVTVHLHGPETRATQLACPEGWEFFGVDLQPGAYLPLFPPSGLVNLNDASLPTPSVDRILLDNREWEMPTEQNVDVFVDRLLRAGLLVFDPLVEEIRHGVRPRAMSERTAQIRFRQAVGISHRKLISIEQARHAALLLVAGGSIADAIGIGGYYDQPQLTRAMRWATGHTPGELRSLTSFLAF from the coding sequence ATGATGGGGCTGATCTTCGAGGCTGTTCCCGGTGAACTCCCGCTGGTGCAGCGGGTGTGGTCGGCGCGCTGCGACGCCGCGACCAGGTTCACCTCGGCGGTCAAACGTTCCACCCTGATCTCGTTCGCGCGCTATCGGCACGAGGTGACGGTGCACCTGCATGGACCGGAGACCAGGGCAACACAGTTGGCCTGTCCGGAGGGTTGGGAGTTCTTCGGTGTCGATCTGCAGCCCGGTGCCTATCTGCCCTTGTTCCCGCCTTCGGGTCTGGTTAACCTGAACGATGCTTCGCTGCCGACCCCGTCGGTAGATCGGATCCTGCTGGACAACCGAGAGTGGGAGATGCCCACCGAGCAGAACGTCGACGTCTTCGTCGACAGGCTCCTGCGAGCAGGTCTGTTGGTCTTCGACCCACTCGTCGAGGAGATCCGTCACGGCGTGCGGCCACGAGCTATGTCGGAGCGGACGGCGCAAATCCGGTTCCGCCAGGCCGTCGGGATCTCGCACCGCAAGCTCATCAGCATCGAGCAGGCACGGCACGCCGCACTGCTCCTTGTAGCCGGGGGATCGATCGCCGATGCGATCGGCATCGGCGGTTACTACGATCAACCGCAGCTCACCCGGGCGATGCGCTGGGCGACCGGCCACACCCCAGGCGAGTTGAGGTCCCTCACCTCGTTCCTGGCGTTTTGA
- a CDS encoding dihydrofolate reductase family protein, whose product MSQELMVDFITSLDGYGAAKGWPAFWGLEGPEYLGWLEEDSKIERTLLMGSATYRLMHGAAASRPDDPDPLGAAPKIVFSSTLDEPLEWANTRLIRGDAVEAVRTLKEESDRPLSTLGSLSLCRSLLAAGLVDRYRVVVFPVVTGATGRERIYDGWPDVGLDLTEAQTFDKGTQLLDYVPRLLDGPIHSGTGAG is encoded by the coding sequence GTGTCACAAGAACTGATGGTCGATTTCATCACCTCGCTCGACGGGTACGGCGCAGCCAAGGGGTGGCCCGCGTTCTGGGGGCTCGAGGGCCCAGAGTACCTCGGCTGGCTCGAGGAGGACTCGAAGATCGAGCGCACACTGCTCATGGGGTCCGCTACCTACCGGCTCATGCACGGGGCCGCCGCGTCGCGGCCGGACGATCCCGACCCGCTGGGTGCGGCGCCGAAGATCGTCTTCTCGTCGACCCTCGACGAGCCGCTGGAATGGGCGAACACCCGCCTGATTCGCGGGGACGCTGTCGAGGCAGTGCGGACCCTGAAAGAGGAGAGTGACCGCCCGCTGTCCACCCTGGGAAGCCTCTCCCTCTGCAGATCGCTGCTCGCCGCCGGCCTCGTGGACCGCTACCGCGTGGTCGTGTTTCCCGTCGTCACCGGGGCGACAGGCAGGGAGCGCATCTACGATGGATGGCCCGACGTCGGCCTCGACCTGACCGAGGCGCAGACTTTCGACAAGGGCACCCAACTGCTTGACTACGTACCCAGGCTGCTTGATGGGCCGATCCACAGCGGAACCGGTGCAGGGTGA
- a CDS encoding dihydrofolate reductase family protein — protein MGKVIIHNSVSANSAFEAPTPENWLELDADSGGAGLEQLILADALLLGRKTYEGLAAVWPHLGEDPTMGYYAERINGMPKYVASRTVEGPLAWNATLIEDEVTKAVARLKKEHTGNLIITGCGELAHTLARHGLVDEFWFWVSPNVWPDGPRILEGVGPIRLQLIATTSYRSGVVWLRYRSAEV, from the coding sequence ATGGGTAAGGTCATCATTCACAACTCGGTCAGCGCCAACAGCGCCTTTGAAGCGCCTACACCCGAGAATTGGCTCGAGCTCGACGCTGACAGCGGCGGCGCCGGCCTCGAGCAGCTGATCCTGGCCGACGCGCTGCTACTCGGCCGCAAGACCTACGAAGGTCTGGCTGCCGTCTGGCCGCACCTCGGCGAGGACCCCACGATGGGCTACTACGCGGAGCGGATCAACGGCATGCCGAAGTACGTCGCTTCGCGGACGGTCGAGGGACCGCTGGCATGGAATGCCACGCTGATAGAGGATGAGGTCACAAAAGCCGTCGCCAGGCTGAAGAAAGAGCACACCGGCAACCTGATCATCACTGGTTGCGGAGAGCTGGCGCACACCCTCGCGCGGCACGGCTTGGTTGACGAATTCTGGTTCTGGGTGAGTCCGAACGTCTGGCCGGACGGGCCGCGGATCCTCGAAGGTGTCGGGCCAATCCGTCTGCAACTGATCGCGACGACATCTTATCGATCCGGAGTGGTCTGGCTGCGCTATCGCTCGGCCGAGGTCTAA
- a CDS encoding NAD(P)-dependent oxidoreductase, translating into MSTFGAPVVTVLGTGVIGFPVARNLAVKGFTVRAWNRTRGKAEALAEHGVRVADTPADAVEGADVVVTLLRDGPVVSDIIKVAEPRMGDGVVWVQMSTVGEDVDSLAAFAAERGLVFVDAPVQGTRQPAENAELVVMAAGPEAVRPRVQPLFDAIGKRTLWVGDDGASGAASRLKLVLNTWVLALTHGVGEALALARALDVDPAHFVDVVTGGPMDNGYFQLKSKVILAGDFTPTFTVDNAEKDARLVLAAAERAGVRMDLVGAGRARFVRASAQGHGGKDMAAGYFASFID; encoded by the coding sequence ATGAGCACGTTCGGCGCACCTGTGGTCACCGTCCTGGGTACTGGGGTGATCGGTTTCCCGGTGGCCCGGAATCTCGCGGTCAAGGGGTTCACCGTTCGAGCCTGGAATCGCACGCGAGGCAAAGCCGAGGCGTTGGCGGAGCACGGCGTCCGAGTGGCCGACACGCCGGCCGACGCGGTTGAGGGCGCAGACGTCGTGGTGACCCTCCTTAGGGACGGCCCCGTCGTGTCGGACATCATCAAGGTGGCCGAGCCGCGCATGGGCGACGGCGTCGTCTGGGTGCAGATGAGCACCGTGGGCGAGGACGTCGACAGCCTCGCCGCGTTCGCCGCGGAGCGAGGCTTGGTGTTCGTCGACGCACCCGTGCAGGGCACCCGCCAACCCGCGGAGAATGCCGAGCTCGTGGTGATGGCGGCGGGCCCGGAGGCCGTGCGGCCGCGGGTGCAACCGCTGTTCGACGCCATCGGCAAGCGCACCCTCTGGGTCGGCGACGACGGCGCGTCCGGCGCCGCGAGCAGGCTCAAGCTGGTGCTCAACACCTGGGTGCTCGCGTTGACGCACGGGGTAGGCGAGGCGCTCGCGCTGGCTAGGGCGCTGGACGTCGACCCGGCCCACTTCGTCGACGTTGTCACCGGCGGCCCGATGGACAACGGCTACTTCCAGCTGAAGTCCAAGGTCATCCTTGCTGGGGATTTCACCCCCACCTTCACCGTGGACAACGCCGAGAAGGACGCCCGGCTGGTGCTCGCCGCCGCCGAGCGCGCGGGCGTACGGATGGACCTGGTCGGCGCCGGACGGGCCAGGTTCGTGCGCGCATCCGCACAGGGGCACGGCGGTAAGGACATGGCTGCAGGCTATTTCGCCAGCTTCATCGACTGA
- a CDS encoding IS3 family transposase yields MSAVACRALGVSESWFYKWRDRPPARRGDRRARLAAAVGKVFDESGGTCGSPRIGIELREQGWQVSDNTIA; encoded by the coding sequence ATGAGCGCGGTGGCCTGCCGTGCGTTGGGGGTGTCCGAGTCATGGTTCTACAAGTGGCGTGACCGTCCGCCGGCCCGCCGCGGCGACCGACGTGCCCGGCTGGCGGCCGCGGTCGGGAAGGTCTTCGACGAGTCGGGCGGCACCTGTGGCAGCCCGCGTATCGGGATCGAGCTGCGCGAGCAGGGTTGGCAGGTCTCCGACAACACGATCGCGTAG
- a CDS encoding dihydrofolate reductase family protein, whose translation MGKVIVKNQVTVNGAFEAPSPEDWLELDADSGDTSLQQMSLADAMLLGRKTYEGLAAVWPHLGEHPSMGAYAGRINRMPKYVASRTLIGPLDWNAILIEGDVVQAVPALKERHTGNLIVSGCGELAYTLAQQGLVDEFWFFVNPHVWPDGPRILDGVGPIRLQLIAATSFRSGVVWLRYGPAGA comes from the coding sequence ATGGGCAAGGTCATAGTCAAGAACCAGGTCACCGTCAACGGCGCCTTCGAAGCGCCTTCGCCCGAGGACTGGCTGGAGCTCGACGCCGACAGCGGCGACACGAGCCTTCAGCAGATGAGCCTGGCGGACGCGATGCTGCTGGGCCGTAAGACCTACGAAGGGCTCGCCGCCGTCTGGCCGCACCTCGGCGAGCACCCGTCGATGGGCGCATATGCCGGACGGATCAACCGCATGCCGAAGTACGTCGCCTCGCGCACGCTCATCGGACCTCTGGACTGGAACGCCATCCTCATCGAGGGCGACGTCGTCCAAGCCGTTCCCGCGCTCAAGGAGCGGCACACAGGCAACCTGATCGTCTCCGGATGCGGGGAGCTGGCGTACACCCTCGCTCAGCAGGGTCTGGTCGACGAGTTCTGGTTCTTCGTGAATCCGCATGTGTGGCCGGACGGGCCGCGGATACTCGACGGCGTGGGGCCAATCCGTCTGCAGCTGATCGCGGCCACGTCCTTCCGATCGGGCGTCGTCTGGCTGCGCTACGGGCCGGCCGGGGCATGA